The Papaver somniferum cultivar HN1 chromosome 3, ASM357369v1, whole genome shotgun sequence genome includes a region encoding these proteins:
- the LOC113360464 gene encoding uncharacterized protein LOC113360464, whose product MRVLFWNINGVARDAAQCKLRELIREFKPDVFCLAEPKVYCSVAFGNRLQLKDYSSLVIHNATANSIANLWVCYLDSIRPSILNRSKHAISIEVDGVHISFVHASYVQFNRRRLWKQLNLQDDSIPWLVMGDFNCILRLDEKKGGFEPRTSSINEFSDWLNDNNLFEADSSGTKFTWTNSQSALPREVSDHSTLLGYPFAVQRPKRAQFRIQKMWFLHADFLRMKDQLRFESAALCSDEDPNDVTKFNVMKDAMARLSETRLQHNTMLKKKARNQWLVEGSSNSTFFHNSIRIRRSSNTISELVDSDGNTISDYDLLRDHIVHFYEEKFNGHESDIDARLFDYEHVSISSEQSLAMDRIPTPDEIKQAVFDLGAD is encoded by the exons ATGCGGGttcttttttggaacattaatggAGTTGCACGTGATGCAGCTCAGTGTAAACTTAGGGAGTTAATAAGAGAATTCAAGCCAGATGTTTTCTGTCTTGCGGAACCAAAAGTTTATTGCTCGGTTGCCTTTGGCAATAGACTTCAACTGAAAGATTATTCTTCTCTTGTTATTCATAATGCTACTGCTAATAGTATAGCTAATCTTTGGGTTTGTTACTTGGATTCAATAAGGCCTTCTATTCTTAATAGAAGCAAACATGCCATTTCTATTGAGGTTGATGGGGTTCAtatttcttttgttcatgctagttatgttCAATTTAATAGGAGAAGACTTTGGAAGCAACTCAATCTCCAAGATGATTCTATTCCTTGGCttgttatgggtgatttcaattgtatTCTTAGACTTGATGAGAAAAAGGGGGGTTTTGAACCAAGAACTTCATCTATAAATGAGTTCTCAGATTGGTTAAATGATAATAATCTTTTTGAGGCTGATTCTTCGGGTACTAAATTCACTTGGACAAATAGTCAGTCGG ctcttcctagagaagtttccgaccattctaCTCTCCTGGGTTATCCTTTTGCTGTTCAAAGGCCGAAGAGAGCTCAGTTTCgcattcagaagatgtggtttttacaTGCTGATTTTCTTCGTATG AAAGATCAATTGAGGTTTGAATCTGCTGCTCTTTGTTCGGATGAGGATCCAAATGATGTTACCAAATTTAATGTTATGAAAGATGCTATGGCTAGGCTTAGTGAGACTCGGCTTCAACACAACACTATGCTTAAGAAAAAGGCAAGAAATCAGTGGCTTGTGGAGGGTTCAAGCAATTCTACTTTCTTCCATAATAGCATTCGTATTCGTAGAAGTTCTAATACTATTTCTGAATTAGTAGATAGTGATGGCAATACTATCTCTGACTATGATCTTTTACGGGACCATATTGTGCACTTCTATGAAGAGAAATTTAACGGCCATGAGTCAGATATTGATGCTAGAttatttgattatgagcatgTTAGTATTTCTTCAGAACAAAGTCTTGCCATGGACAGAATTCCTACTCctgatgaaattaaacaagcagtTTTTGACCTTGGCGCTGATTGA
- the LOC113360465 gene encoding uncharacterized protein LOC113360465, with protein sequence MGDQSLGDSSHPKLTFAELVMGKNKKNHVSTAIDISSLTNPTMKDGKPAIVIPQDYYEEGCQIRRFSLIGRLDLKGVKLNDIKVNLEQQWSLGETRVQFIPMNRGFFIIKLLSQEDKDKVYREGNKDPWIVNEQPLRLIDWYPGFDADKQCTSHSTIWVKFPGLPVEMWVEKTLLSLGKSLGTPIMVDKRTLNHEYGHFASVLIDIDFSKLNSDSVHVEAGGRNFLQPFEILKRPKYCSKCKIVGHQDSECRKKHTPLNSEVQHPVSTNVASNKKNGKRNRKGPAQNLQPTTVSVNGTVELEQQIQDDLAISEAVLRSATAEFEKSKQAAHAHTVLVKKAKSVSTSVLNTKPGGNVELARTKLPNPGRIPISSLPTLVCDALEQHSEYVSHNKFNILGTNFVGESSNSQLHDINRIDEAARRAKQQQLLALQARIDALRDNDNMSDLEEESELGIRARNGSSPRLKASSNTASTVNLSKTQNPRV encoded by the exons ATGGGGGATCAATCTTTGGGTGATTCTAGTCATCCTAAACTAACTTTTGCTGAACTGGTGatgggaaaaaacaaaaaaaatcatgtatCTACTGCTATTGATATTAGTTCTTTAACAAACCCTACTATGAAAGATGGTAAGCCGGCTATTGTGATCCCTCAGGATTACTACGAAGAAGGCTGTCAAATAAGGCGTTTTAGTCTTATTGGTAGACTGGATCTCAAAGGTGTTAAACTGAATGATATTAAGGTTAACTTGGAACAACAATGGAGTCTTGGAGAAACTAGGGTTCAGTTTATTCCTATGAACCGTGGTTTTTTCATCATCAAGTTATTATCTCAGGAAGACAAAGACAAGGTTTATAGAGAAGGTAACAAGGATCCGTGGATTGTGAATGAACAACCATTACGATTGATTGACTGGTATCCAGGATTTGATGCTGACAAACAATGCACATCACACTCTACCATATGGGTCAAGTTTCCCGGTCTCCCTGTTGAGATGTGGGTTGAAAAAACGTTGTTATCGCTTGGTAAATCCTTGGGTACTCCTATAATGGTGGATAAGCGAACCCTGAATCATGAATATGGGCATTTTGCTTCAGTTTTGATTGACATTGATTTTTCAAAACTCAATTCTGATTCTGTCCATGTTGAAGCTGGTGGGCGGAATTTCTTGCAACCTTTTGAAATTTTAAAGAGACCTAAATACTGCTCTAAGTGTAAGATAGTTGGGCATCAAGACTCTGAATGTAGGAAGAAGCATACTCCTTTAAATTCTGAGGTTCAACACCCAGTTTCTACCAATG TTGCATCAAATAAGAAGAATGGTAAGAGAAATCGTAAAGGACCAGCACAAAATTTACAACCTACAACTGTGAGCGTTAATGGAACTGTTGAGTTGGAACAACAAATTCAAGATGATTTAGCGATATCCGAAGCTGTTTTGCGAAGTGCCACAGCTGAGTTTGAAAAATCCAAACAGGCTGCACATGCGCATACAGTTTTAGTTAAGAAAGCCAAGTCGGTGAGCACTTCGGTTTTGAATACTAAGCCAGgtgggaatgttgaattggcaagaactaaactTCCGAATCCTGGTAGGATTCCTATATCTTCTTTGCCTACACTGGTGTGTGACGCTCTTGAACAACATTCTGAATATGTTTCGCACAACAAATTTAATATCTTGGGCACAAATTTTGTTGGTGAATCTTCAAACAGTCAGTTGCATGATATTAATAGGATTGATGAAGCTGCAAGACGTGCTAAACAACAGCAACTATTAGCACTTCAAGCAAGAATTGATGCATTGCGAGATAATGATAATATGTCTGATTTGGAAGAAGAATCTGAGCTTGGAATCCGAGCTCGGAATGGATCCTCTCCAAGACTCAAAGCCTCCTCCAATACTGCCAGTACGGTAAATCTATCTAAAACTCAAAATCCTAGGGTTTAA